From Deferrisoma camini S3R1, the proteins below share one genomic window:
- the gcvH gene encoding glycine cleavage system protein GcvH: MKTLDELILPHDLRYTRDHEWARVEGDLVRVGITDYAQDQLGDVVYVELPEPGQTFARGEAFGTVESVKAVSELYLPVGGEIVEVNAGLSEAPQLVNESPYDRGWMVVVRPSDPAEIKGLLDVEAYREHLKGIE, encoded by the coding sequence ATGAAGACGCTCGACGAGCTCATCCTGCCCCACGACCTCCGGTACACCCGCGACCACGAGTGGGCCCGGGTCGAGGGAGACCTCGTGCGGGTGGGCATCACCGACTACGCCCAGGACCAGCTGGGCGACGTGGTCTATGTGGAGCTGCCCGAGCCCGGCCAGACCTTCGCCCGGGGGGAGGCGTTCGGCACCGTGGAGTCGGTGAAGGCCGTCTCAGAGCTCTACCTTCCGGTGGGCGGCGAGATCGTCGAGGTGAACGCCGGGCTCTCCGAAGCGCCCCAGCTCGTGAACGAGAGCCCCTACGACCGCGGGTGGATGGTGGTGGTGCGGCCCTCCGACCCGGCGGAGATCAAGGGGCTCCTGGACGTGGAAGCCTACCGGGAGCACCTGAAGGGGATCGAGTAG
- a CDS encoding aminomethyltransferase family protein: protein MARHTVLGQWHRRHGANPAEFAGYEMPLWYPAGARAEHLAVLTAVGVFDTSHMAVLTVSGPGAFGLLQRCHTRDLGALLPPADPPRCTYGVFLDARGHVVDDAVVYGLSPDRFLVVVNAGMGPRVAAHLAAHAPGPGAGIADLTDRLGKIDVQGPGAARVLEPLLADPDRAFQDLGYFRFRGHFDPKAPEAGQVRWHDGTPVLLSRTGYTGEFGFELYVEARRAPTIWADLVEAGEGRGLLPCGLAARDSLRTGAVLPLAHQDLGDWPFVRNPWTRVLPLGPGGTGYTKEFLGRAAIEAAVDAAWTLPFAGFDPRKVPSGASVRSGSGRELGTVLTCATDMGIDRVEGRIVSVASPNRPAGFTPRGLCCGFVRVGEPLPPGTRVELRHGRRSIPVEIVSDIRPDRTARVPIGAMRTRRSASSQEEPR, encoded by the coding sequence GTGGCCCGGCACACGGTTCTCGGGCAGTGGCACCGCCGGCACGGCGCGAACCCGGCCGAGTTCGCCGGGTACGAGATGCCCCTGTGGTACCCGGCCGGGGCCCGGGCCGAGCACCTGGCTGTGCTCACGGCCGTGGGCGTGTTCGACACGAGCCACATGGCCGTGCTGACCGTGTCGGGCCCGGGGGCCTTCGGGCTGCTCCAGCGCTGCCACACCCGGGACCTCGGGGCGCTCCTTCCCCCCGCAGACCCCCCGCGGTGCACCTACGGCGTCTTTCTGGACGCCCGGGGCCACGTGGTGGACGACGCCGTGGTCTACGGCCTCTCCCCGGACCGGTTCCTGGTGGTGGTGAACGCGGGCATGGGCCCCCGGGTGGCCGCCCACCTGGCGGCCCACGCGCCCGGGCCGGGGGCTGGGATCGCGGACCTCACGGACCGGCTGGGCAAGATCGACGTGCAGGGCCCCGGTGCGGCGCGGGTGCTCGAGCCCCTCCTGGCCGACCCCGACCGGGCGTTCCAGGACCTGGGCTACTTCCGGTTCCGGGGGCACTTCGACCCCAAGGCCCCGGAGGCCGGGCAGGTGCGGTGGCACGACGGCACCCCGGTCCTCCTGTCGCGCACCGGCTATACCGGCGAGTTCGGGTTCGAGCTCTACGTGGAGGCGCGCCGGGCGCCGACGATCTGGGCCGACCTCGTGGAGGCAGGGGAGGGCCGGGGGCTCCTCCCCTGCGGGCTGGCGGCCCGGGACAGCCTGCGCACCGGGGCGGTCCTTCCCCTGGCGCACCAGGACCTCGGCGACTGGCCCTTCGTGCGAAACCCCTGGACCCGCGTCCTGCCGCTGGGGCCAGGGGGCACCGGCTACACCAAGGAGTTCCTGGGCCGGGCGGCGATCGAGGCGGCCGTGGACGCGGCGTGGACCCTGCCCTTTGCCGGGTTCGACCCGCGGAAGGTCCCTTCCGGGGCCTCGGTGCGCAGCGGATCGGGCCGGGAGCTCGGCACCGTGCTCACCTGCGCCACCGACATGGGCATCGACCGGGTCGAGGGACGGATCGTGAGCGTGGCGAGCCCCAACCGTCCCGCCGGGTTCACCCCCCGGGGGCTTTGCTGCGGGTTCGTCCGGGTGGGCGAGCCCCTGCCGCCCGGCACCCGGGTCGAGCTCCGGCACGGCCGGCGCTCGATCCCCGTGGAGATCGTCTCCGACATCCGCCCCGACCGCACGGCCCGGGTCCCCATCGGGGCGATGCGGACCCGTCGGTCGGCCTCGAGCCAGGAGGAACCGCGATGA
- a CDS encoding Lrp/AsnC family transcriptional regulator, with amino-acid sequence MSAREPTFPPTAASARKPTPGPRDIHVDELALAIVRHLRDGRKSFREIAAALGVTENTVRARVRRMERAGILEITGTVDPYTVPNHFLVLVGVKLKTVRLVEKAEEFGRLRGVVSVAVVTGQYDLILTVLLNDELTIKRFYTEEVAKIPDIQSTETWVVYHHVRGRVPYVL; translated from the coding sequence GTGTCCGCACGAGAGCCCACCTTCCCCCCCACCGCAGCCTCGGCCCGCAAGCCCACCCCCGGTCCCCGCGACATCCACGTGGACGAGCTCGCCCTCGCGATCGTCCGCCACCTGAGGGACGGCCGGAAGTCGTTCCGGGAGATCGCCGCCGCGCTCGGGGTCACCGAGAACACGGTGCGCGCCCGTGTGCGCCGCATGGAGCGGGCCGGCATCCTGGAGATCACGGGCACGGTGGACCCCTACACCGTCCCCAACCACTTCCTGGTGCTGGTGGGGGTCAAGCTCAAGACGGTGAGGCTGGTCGAGAAGGCCGAGGAGTTCGGACGGCTGAGGGGGGTCGTGTCGGTGGCCGTGGTGACCGGCCAGTACGACCTGATCCTCACGGTGCTCCTCAACGACGAGCTGACGATCAAGCGGTTCTACACCGAGGAGGTGGCCAAGATCCCAGACATCCAGTCCACCGAGACCTGGGTGGTGTACCACCACGTGCGGGGCCGGGTCCCCTACGTGCTGTGA
- a CDS encoding DUF2284 domain-containing protein — MRGDAAEVLAERALELGALGVWPADPARIPVRAWVRFHCRYGCPDHGRWLTCPPHAPELELTERMLSEYRSGLWVAAADHPGVNRVLRELRSEAFRAGHWKAAALGAGHCDLCEACDTRACRHPTGAFPSLEACGVAVLEALERHGIDPRPGGRFLCFGVLLLG, encoded by the coding sequence ATGAGGGGCGACGCCGCGGAGGTCCTGGCGGAGCGGGCGCTCGAGCTGGGGGCCCTGGGGGTGTGGCCGGCCGATCCGGCCCGGATCCCGGTGCGTGCCTGGGTGCGGTTCCACTGCCGGTACGGCTGCCCGGACCACGGCCGGTGGCTCACCTGCCCGCCCCACGCGCCGGAGCTGGAGTTGACCGAGCGGATGCTCTCGGAGTACCGGAGCGGCCTGTGGGTGGCTGCGGCCGACCACCCCGGGGTGAACCGGGTGCTGCGGGAGTTGCGGTCCGAGGCGTTCCGGGCCGGCCACTGGAAGGCCGCCGCCCTGGGCGCCGGCCATTGCGACCTGTGCGAGGCGTGCGACACCCGGGCGTGCCGCCATCCGACCGGAGCGTTCCCCTCGCTCGAGGCCTGCGGGGTGGCGGTGCTCGAGGCCCTGGAGCGCCACGGCATCGATCCCCGGCCGGGCGGCCGGTTCCTGTGCTTCGGGGTGCTCCTGCTCGGCTGA